A stretch of the Ctenopharyngodon idella isolate HZGC_01 chromosome 14, HZGC01, whole genome shotgun sequence genome encodes the following:
- the rab9b gene encoding ras-related protein Rab-9B: MVPGAVMSGKSLLLKVILLGDGGVGKSSLMNRYVTDRFDSQSFHTIGVEFLNRDLEIDGRLVTLQIWDTAGQERFKSLRTPFYRGADCCLLTFAVDDLQSFQNLGCWKKEFMYYSDVRDPERFPFVVLGNKVDKEEREVGEDEARAWCEENGCCPYFETSAKDDMNVGAAFEAAVRAVLASEDPIDHALLSSSIDLHGNRKVARSSCC; this comes from the coding sequence ATGGTACCGGGGGCCGTTATGAGTGGGAAGAGCCTCTTGCTGAAGGTCATTCTCCTGGGGGATGGCGGCGTAGGCAAAAGCTCCCTCATGAACCGCTACGTGACCGACCGCTTCGACTCGCAGTCTTTCCATACCATCGGCGTGGAGTTCCTCAACCGCGACCTCGAGATCGACGGCCGGCTGGTCACCCTGCAGATCTGGGACACGGCAGGCCAGGAGCGCTTCAAGAGCCTGCGCACGCCCTTCTACCGTGGCGCCGACTGCTGCCTGCTCACGTTTGCCGTGGACGACCTGCAGAGCTTCCAGAACCTGGGCTGCTGGAAGAAGGAGTTCATGTATTACTCAGACGTACGAGACCCGGAGCGTTTCCCTTTCGTGGTCCTGGGAAATAAGGTGGACAAGGAAGAGCGTGAGGTCGGGGAGGATGAGGCCAGGGCTTGGTGTGAGGAAAACGGCTGCTGTCCGTACTTCGAGACCAGTGCCAAGGATGACATGAACGTGGGGGCTGCTTTCGAGGCTGCCGTTCGGGCAGTTCTAGCCAGCGAGGACCCCATTGACCACGCCCTGCTGAGCAGCTCCATTGATCTTCATGGAAACCGTAAAGTGGCTCGCTCGTCCTGCTGTTGA
- the fut11 gene encoding alpha-(1,3)-fucosyltransferase 11, whose protein sequence is MALCLWFILVLPLCCWGQGPVDTGDGGVFQPQSALTDMEFATVSTYRGPGNTDPRPNKDLPILLWWSSNLFPHFPGDTERVDCARSSCLVTSNRKVQLYRRTASIIFYGTDFRAYEAPLPRMPHQTWALFHEESPMNNYLLSHSVGIRLFNYTATFRRESDYPLTLQWLPSLDYLLTPTAVPLQEKNRWRRAGLAPVLYMQSHCDVPSDRDRYVQELMKYIEIDSYGKCLNNRPLPEHLEDTSTATGEDRRFMNFVGRYKFHLALENGLCPDYMTEKLWRPMHQGCVPIYRGSSSVADWLPNNHSAILVDDFPSPRELAEFIKALDQDDAEYSRYLEYKTPSRITNLRLLEGLENREWGVNDMSKPNYLNGFECFVCDRENERLAAVKAHRKNPKLNLPPQPKMANSSHMGCPLPSPGYGPVESIDPNDSWLQMWPQDYWQSLDQAEGLESLIRHNVSEPSLLWQHIQSIAVRRARGQ, encoded by the exons ATGGCGCTCTGCCTGTGGTTTATTTTGGTGCTCCCGCTGTGCTGCTGGGGACAGGGGCCAGTGGACACAGGGGACGGTGGTGTTTTCCAGCCCCAGAGTGCCCTCACTGACATGGAGTTTGCCACTGTGAGCACCTACCGCGGCCCCGGAAACACTGACCCTCGGCCCAATAAAGACCTTCCCATCCTTCTGTGGTGGAGCTCCAATCTCTTCCCACACTTCCCAGGAGATACAGAGCGTGTGGACTGTGCCCGCTCGTCCTGCCTAGTCACAAGCAACCGTAAAGTTCAACTGTATCGTCGCACGGCATCCATTATTTTCTACGGCACAGACTTCCGTGCCTATGAGGCTCCACTGCCTCGTATGCCCCATCAAACCTGGGCACTTTTCCACGAAGAGTCTCCGATGAATAACTACCTTCTGTCTCACAGTGTTGGGATCAGGCTGTTTAACTACACAGCCACCTTCAGGAGGGAGTCAGACTATCCCTTAACGCTGCAGTGGTTGCCCTCGCTGGATTATCTTCTGACACCGACGGCAGTCCCTTTGCAGGAGAAGAACCGCTGGCGACGGGCCGGTCTGGCCCCTGTGCTCTACATGCAGTCCCACTGTGATGTGCCTTCAGACCGGGACCGATATGTTCAAGAGCTGATGAAGTATATAGAG ATTGACTCGTATGGGAAGTGCCTTAACAACAGACCCCTGCCTGAACATCTGGAGGACACCAGCACAGCCACTGGTGAGGACAGGCGCTTCATGAACTTCGTCGGTCGTTATAAGTTCCACCTGGCCCTGGAGAACGGCCTGTGCCCGGACTACATGACTGAGAAGCTGTGGCGGCCCATGCACCAGGGTTGTGTGCCCATTTACAGGGGCTCGTCATCAGTGGCCGACTGGCTGCCAAACAATCATTCCGCTATCCTCGTTGACGATTTTCCCTCTCCACGAGAGCTGGCAGAGTTCATAAAGGCTCTGGATCAAGATGACGCGGAGTACTCACGTTATCTGGAGTACAAAACGCCCAGTCGGATCACTAACCTGCGTCTGCTGGAGGGGCTTGAGAACAGAGAGTGGGGAGTCAATGACATGAGTAAACCAAACTACTTGAACGGGTTTGAGTGCTTTGTGTGCGACCGAGAGAACGAGCGTCTGGCAGCAGTGAAAGCGCACAGGAAGAACCCAAAACTAAACCTGCCTCCGCAACCAAAGATGGCCAACAGTTCACACATGGGCTGCCCACTGCCCAGTCCTGGATACGGGCCTGTGGAAAGCATTGACCCAAATGACAG CTGGCTCCAGATGTGGCCGCAGGACTACTGGCAGAGTCTGGATCAGGCAGAGGGTTTGGAGTCGCTCATCAGACACAACGTGTCAGAGCCGTCGTTACTGTGGCAGCATATACAGAGCATCGCTGTGAGGAGAGCCAGAGGCCAATGA
- the znf185 gene encoding zinc finger protein 185: MSKEGDRQSVLRTTKVRTALKGDGSWIQRRQQENPEGEEEKPWIAEVRANRSNGVDEGISTDSSPTVNVPQPKSDTEQSKTSASGYIIRGVFRKTDSKPTSTPSTPSTNGYAGINSFTKKPSDSYKKIAPHTIRPSNEKTVLSEPTLSSEEMEKRKEAASSVLKSSAANRRSYVMSAAKKYESSEKPDKSDETSTSFVAKRVVIGDDDAITASVQSVPQQSVKSSFEELPAPVVKEVKPAAPETKSEPKPTLSTEPKTTPAPKPVLETKTVSEPKPVIETKPTTQTKITTEAKPALENKTQPKTASEPTTQNKAVTEPKPTLEPKPAAETKPTIQLTTASATKPAAETKPTTQTTTVTEPKPVAETKPTAQTKTVTEPKPVAETKPTAQTKTVTESKPTPEPKPVAETKPTTQTTTVTEPKPTSEPKSVAETKPTTQLTTASATKPAAETKPTTQTTTVIEPKPTPEPKLVAETKPTAQTTTVIEPKPTPEPKLVAETKPTAQTKTVTESKPTSEPKSVTETKPTTQLTTASATKPAAETKPTTQTTTVIEPKPTPEPKLVAETKPTTQTTTVTEPKPTSEPKPVAETKPTAQTKTVTEPKPTSEPKLVADTKPTTQTTTATDPKPKSEPKPVETKPPTETKTGPEPKPAAETKPTTQTKTATDPKPTEPKPVTETKPASVSKPEPVPEKSAKSLIGLSDTLISFNTEPASSGQVNPGIDLLSQDLLIDSPLPQTKQTQKSLDLLADDLIPFNTSTTSSADILDPIRAEGEPTKSPQWYRPPVLDSSSTDTINSFQNPIDLVADMPPDVLASLAEDVIPFDTNRSEWSTNMDGNKTSTKTVESSIPEKLPESESKKGFVFVKEYLNNSPLDGSSSDYPSYSTTDYVSSTTSSYNYSSPSYYPRRDVTPCTFCGEMVGNDAKITIEHLNIYCHPHCFKCGICSKPMGDLLYNMFLHRGTVHCESCYSNVL, translated from the exons ATGTCCAAAG AGGGGGACAGACAGTCAGTTTTACGGACCACAAAGGTCCGCACCGCTTTGAAAGGAGATGGCAGCTGGATACAGAGACGACAGCAAGAAAATCCTGAGGGAGAGGAGGAGAAACCATG GATCGCTGAGGTGCGAGCAAACCGCTCAAATGGTGTAGATGAAGGAATAAGTACTGATTCTTCACCCACGGTCAATGTGCCCCAGCCCAAATCCGACACAGAGCA ATCAAAAACTTCTGCATCTGGATACATAATAAG AGGGGTATTCAGAAAAACCGATTCCAAGCCAACATCCACTCCATCCACTCCATCCACCAATGGATATGC CGGAATAAATAGCTTCACCAAAAAGCCTTCTGATAGTTACAAGAAAAT aGCCCCGCACACAATTCGGCCGAGCAATGAAAAGACAGTGCTCTCTGAACCAACTCTGAGTTCAGAGGAAATGGAAAAGAG gaAAGAGGCCGCCAGCAGTGTGCTGAAAAGTTCGGCAGCAAATCGCCGTTCATACGTAATGTCTGCTGCAAAGAAATATGA ATCTTCAGAGAAACCAGACAAATCTGATGAGACGAGCACATCCTTTGTGGCCAAAAG GGTAGTTATCGGTGATGATGATGCCATTACAGCATCTGTTCAGTCTGTGCCTCAGCAAAG tGTTAAATCAAGCTTTGAAGAACTCCCTGCACCAGTGGTGAAGGAGGTCAAGCCAGCAGCACCTGAAACTAAATCTGAACCTAAGCCTACACTTAGTACAGAACCTAAAACTACACCTGCTCCTAAACCAGTActtgaaacaaaaacagtatCTGAACCTAAGCCAGTGATTGAAACTAAACCTACAAcacaaactaaaataacaacTGAAGCTAAACCAGCgctggaaaacaaaacacagccTAAAACAGCATCTGAACCTACGACACAAAATAAAGCCGTCACTGAACCTAAACCCACATTAGAACCTAAACCAGCAGCTGAAACTAAACCTACCATACAACTTACAACAGCATCTGCAACTAAACCAGCAGCTGAAACTAAACCTACAACACAAACTACAACAGTAACTGAACCTAAACCAGTGGCTGAAACTAAACCTACAGCACAAACTAAGACAGTAACTGAACCTAAACCAGTGGCTGAAACTAAACCTACAGCACAAACTAAGACAGTAACTGAATCTAAACCCACACCTGAACCTAAACCAGTGGCTGAAACTAAACCTACAACTCAAACTACAACAGTAACTGAACCTAAACCCACATCAGAACCAAAATCAGTCGCTGAAACTAAACCTACCACACAACTTACAACAGCATCTGCAACCAAACCAGCAGCTGAAACTAAACCTACAACACAAACTACAACAGTAATTGAACCTAAACCCACACCTGAACCTAAACTAGTGGCTGAAACTAAACCTACAGCACAAACTACAACAGTAATTGAACCTAAACCCACACCTGAACCTAAACTAGTGGCTGAAACTAAACCTACAGCACAAACTAAGACAGTAACTGAATCTAAACCCACATCAGAGCCAAAATCAGTCACTGAAACTAAACCTACCACACAACTTACAACAGCATCTGCAACTAAACCAGCAGCTGAAACTAAACCTACAACACAAACTACAACAGTAATTGAACCTAAACCCACACCTGAACCTAAACTAGTGGCTGAAACTAAACCTACAACTCAAACTACAACAGTAACTGAACCTAAACCCACCTCTGAACCTAAACCAGTGGCTGAAACTAAACCTACAGCACAAACTAAGACAGTAACTGAACCTAAACCTACATCTGAACCTAAACTAGTGGCTGATACGAAACCTACAACACAAACTACAACAGCAACTGATCCTAAACCCAAATCAGAACCTAAACCAGTTGAAACTAAACCTCcaactgaaactaaaacaggACCTGAACCAAAACCAGCAGCTGAAACTAAACCTACGACACAAACTAAAACAGCAACTGATCCTAAACCCACAGAACCTAAACCAGTGACGGAAACTAAACCAGCATCTGTATCCAAGCCTGAGCCGGTTCCAGAAAAAAG TGCTAAAAGCCTGATTGGCCTGTCTGACACCCTGATATCCTTCAACACAGAGCCTGCCAG TTCTGGCCAGGTGAATCCAGGAATAGATCTTCTCAGTCAGGATCTGCTCATAGACAG TCCTCTGCCTCAGACAAAGCAAACACAAAAAAGTCTGGACCTGCTTGCAGATGATCTTATTCCCTTCAACACTAGTACCACCAG cTCAGCTGATATACTTGATCCAATACGGGCAGAGGGTGAGCCCACAAAGAG TCCTCAATGGTACCGTCCTCCTGTACTGGACTCAAG TTCCACAGATACAATCAATAGTTTTCAGAATCCTATAGACTTGGTTGCTGA TATGCCACCAGATGTTTTGGCTTCCTTGGCTGAAGATGTCATTCCATTTGACACTAATAG GAGTGAGTGGAGCACAAACATGGACGG TAACAAAACCAGCACCAAAACAGTGGAGAGTTCTATCCCGGAGAAGTTACCAGAATCTGAATCCAAGAA GGGGTTTGTCTTTGTTAAGGAATATTTGAACAATTCCCCTCTTGATGGCAG CAGCTCTGACTATCCCTCATATAGTACCACTGACTATGTGTCTTCAACAACCTCCAGCTACAACTACAGCAGCCCCAGCTACTACCCCag AAGAGATGTTACTCCCTGTACTTTCTGTGGAGAAATGGTGGGAAATGATGCCAAAATCACCATTGAGCACCTAAACATATACTGTCACCCACACTGCTTTAAG TGTGGTATTTGCAGTAAACCAATGGGAGATTTGCTCTACAACATGTTTCTCCACCGTGGGACAGTCCACTGTGAGAGCTGCTATTCCAATGTGCTATAA